Proteins encoded by one window of Streptococcus suis S735:
- the folK gene encoding 2-amino-4-hydroxy-6-hydroxymethyldihydropteridine diphosphokinase: MKHLAYLSIGGNMGNRQAYLQAALDKLASHPGCQLGLVSNIYETPAWGKTDQADFLNLACQVYTDLSAQDFLSVFQNIEQELDRVRIEKWGQRTIDLDIIFWDEEKIQEENLIVPHPYAHERAFVLKPLAEIASDYCHPILKKVVSDLLAELGEQKDIKIFK; this comes from the coding sequence ATGAAGCATCTAGCCTATCTCAGTATCGGAGGGAATATGGGCAATCGACAAGCCTATTTACAGGCAGCCCTAGACAAATTAGCCAGTCATCCAGGTTGCCAGCTTGGCTTAGTTTCCAACATTTATGAAACTCCAGCTTGGGGCAAGACCGACCAGGCTGATTTCCTCAATCTAGCCTGTCAAGTGTATACTGATTTGTCTGCTCAGGATTTTCTAAGCGTTTTCCAGAACATCGAACAAGAGTTGGACCGAGTACGGATTGAAAAATGGGGACAACGGACCATTGATTTGGATATTATTTTTTGGGATGAGGAGAAGATTCAAGAAGAGAATCTGATTGTTCCCCATCCCTACGCCCATGAAAGAGCATTTGTTCTCAAACCTCTTGCTGAGATTGCTTCTGATTACTGTCACCCAATTTTGAAAAAAGTGGTATCGGACTTGCTTGCAGAACTAGGGGAACAAAAAGATATAAAAATTTTCAAATAG
- the folB gene encoding dihydroneopterin aldolase yields the protein MDKISLNKCRFYGYHGAFKEEQVLGQIFTVDCDLFVDLTAASQTDNLEDTVHYGMVFETIKAVVEGKPYILIEKVAGVICQEIFDQFPKVEKIRLAIYKENPPIAGHYDSVGIELERERP from the coding sequence ATGGATAAGATTTCTCTCAATAAATGTCGCTTTTACGGCTACCATGGTGCCTTCAAAGAAGAACAAGTTCTTGGTCAAATTTTCACAGTTGACTGTGATTTGTTTGTTGACCTGACAGCAGCTTCACAAACTGACAATTTAGAAGACACAGTTCACTATGGTATGGTCTTTGAAACCATTAAAGCAGTTGTGGAAGGCAAGCCCTATATTCTCATTGAAAAGGTGGCAGGTGTCATCTGTCAGGAGATTTTTGATCAATTTCCAAAGGTGGAGAAGATTCGCTTGGCCATTTACAAGGAAAATCCGCCCATTGCTGGACACTATGATTCTGTCGGAATTGAATTGGAGCGTGAACGACCATGA
- the folP gene encoding dihydropteroate synthase, with protein sequence MSIEQLANQVTIMGILNVTPDSFSDGGHYNEVESALVQVEKLLAEGATVIDVGGESTRPGATFVSEEDEIARVVPIIRAIKENYDCLVSVDTYKTGTARAALEAGADILNDVWAGLYDGDMLALAAEYKVPIILMHNQKDESYADVVGEVKNFLAERAQAALDAGVSADQIWLDPGFGFSKNVQHNLDLLQGLEQITALGYPVLFGISRKRVVDYLLGGNSLPTDRDQATAALSAWAVQKGCKMVRVHNVAANRDIVKVWDQLTSGGQHG encoded by the coding sequence ATGTCAATCGAACAGTTAGCGAATCAAGTAACCATTATGGGGATTCTCAATGTGACGCCAGATTCATTTTCAGATGGTGGTCACTATAATGAGGTGGAGTCTGCCTTGGTACAAGTAGAAAAGTTGTTGGCTGAGGGTGCTACCGTCATTGATGTTGGTGGTGAGTCCACTCGGCCAGGTGCAACATTTGTGTCTGAAGAAGACGAGATTGCTCGCGTGGTTCCGATTATCCGCGCTATCAAAGAAAACTATGACTGTCTTGTCAGCGTCGATACCTATAAAACAGGAACTGCACGTGCAGCCTTGGAAGCAGGCGCAGATATTTTAAATGATGTCTGGGCAGGACTTTATGATGGAGATATGTTGGCCCTGGCTGCGGAGTACAAGGTACCAATTATTCTCATGCACAACCAGAAAGACGAAAGCTATGCGGATGTTGTTGGAGAGGTCAAAAACTTTCTAGCTGAGCGTGCCCAAGCAGCACTTGATGCTGGTGTTTCCGCAGACCAGATTTGGTTGGATCCAGGATTTGGCTTTTCAAAGAATGTCCAACATAACCTTGATCTCTTACAAGGTTTGGAACAGATTACTGCCCTTGGTTATCCCGTTCTATTTGGAATATCTCGTAAGCGCGTGGTGGATTATCTGCTTGGGGGCAATAGTTTACCGACTGACCGCGATCAAGCAACGGCAGCCTTGTCTGCCTGGGCAGTCCAAAAAGGCTGTAAAATGGTCCGTGTTCACAATGTCGCTGCCAACCGTGATATCGTTAAGGTTTGGGACCAATTGACTTCTGGAGGTCAACATGGATAA
- the folE gene encoding GTP cyclohydrolase I FolE, whose protein sequence is MSKQEQIEQTIYQLLELLGEDPNREGLLDTPKRVAKMYLEMFNGLEEDPKDQFTAVFSEGHEEVVLVKDIPFHSMCEHHLVPFYGIAHVAYIPSKGRVTGLSKLARAVEVASRRPQLQERLTHQVAHALQDALEPEGVFVMVEAEHMCMSMRGIRKPGSKTVTTVALGKYKEDAILRRELLSMIHNK, encoded by the coding sequence ATGTCAAAACAAGAACAAATCGAACAAACAATTTATCAATTATTGGAATTATTGGGTGAGGACCCGAATCGTGAAGGTTTATTAGATACGCCTAAACGGGTTGCTAAGATGTATTTAGAAATGTTTAACGGCCTAGAAGAGGATCCCAAAGACCAATTTACAGCTGTCTTTTCAGAAGGTCATGAAGAGGTTGTTTTGGTCAAGGATATTCCTTTTCATTCTATGTGTGAACACCATTTGGTACCCTTTTATGGCATTGCCCATGTAGCTTATATTCCGAGTAAGGGGCGTGTGACAGGTCTTAGCAAATTGGCGCGTGCAGTGGAGGTAGCAAGTCGTCGCCCTCAATTGCAGGAACGCTTGACCCATCAGGTTGCCCATGCCCTTCAAGATGCCCTTGAACCAGAAGGTGTTTTTGTCATGGTCGAAGCAGAGCACATGTGCATGAGCATGCGTGGTATTCGCAAGCCAGGTAGTAAGACAGTGACCACAGTTGCTCTTGGCAAATACAAGGAAGATGCCATCTTGCGCCGTGAACTCTTGTCCATGATTCACAATAAATAG
- a CDS encoding NUDIX hydrolase, with amino-acid sequence MTKKPVQLATICYIDNGKEFLLLHRNKKENDVHQGKWIGVGGKLEPGETPQACAIREIFEETGLTVTKHALKGVITFPDFTPNTDWYTYVFKITGFEGSLIDCNEGDLEWVPYDQVLSKPTWEGDRHFQEWLLEDKPFFSACFRYDGDKLLDYSVDFYEE; translated from the coding sequence ATGACCAAGAAACCTGTCCAACTGGCTACGATTTGCTACATTGATAATGGCAAAGAATTTCTCCTGCTCCATCGCAATAAAAAAGAAAACGATGTCCACCAGGGGAAATGGATTGGGGTCGGTGGTAAGCTGGAACCCGGTGAAACACCGCAGGCTTGTGCCATTCGAGAAATCTTTGAGGAAACTGGGCTTACTGTAACGAAGCATGCTCTAAAAGGAGTGATAACCTTCCCAGACTTTACTCCAAACACTGACTGGTACACCTATGTCTTTAAGATAACTGGTTTTGAAGGAAGTCTTATTGACTGCAATGAAGGTGACTTAGAGTGGGTTCCCTATGACCAAGTCTTGTCCAAACCAACTTGGGAGGGCGACCGGCATTTTCAAGAATGGCTATTAGAGGACAAACCATTTTTTTCCGCTTGCTTCCGCTATGATGGGGACAAATTGCTTGATTATAGCGTTGATTTTTATGAAGAATAA